A genomic window from Martelella lutilitoris includes:
- a CDS encoding COX15/CtaA family protein, with product MANATSPALAESEQRFNAALVRGWLYFVVLTLFCLVLVGGATRLTQSGLSITEWKPIHGIIPPLSLAEWQEEFELYKRIPEYQLLNKGMSLAEFQNIFWWEWSHRLLARAVGLIFALPLLFFWMSKRLPKGLGWPLTGVLALGGLQGFIGWWMVSSGLTERTDVSQYRLAVHLVMACLIIAACVYIARGLKPRRHEDPPTRASHGFAIVLLVAAFIQIYLGALVAGLDAGLSYNTWPLMDGAIVPQDLLLHQPAWLNFFENPKTVQFTHRMGGYVLLLLALLHYVAEWRGAVARGLDLELSQHARGALTILIVILLQAVLGIFTLVLQMPLWLALSHQAGAIIVLILVTGHLRGYRRPLIEEV from the coding sequence ATGGCAAACGCAACTTCCCCCGCCCTTGCCGAGAGCGAACAGCGTTTCAACGCCGCGCTCGTGCGGGGCTGGCTCTATTTCGTCGTTCTGACGCTGTTCTGTCTGGTGCTGGTCGGCGGCGCGACGCGGCTGACGCAGTCTGGCCTGTCGATCACCGAGTGGAAGCCGATCCACGGCATCATCCCGCCCTTGAGCCTCGCCGAATGGCAGGAGGAGTTCGAACTTTACAAGCGGATTCCCGAATACCAGCTTCTGAACAAGGGCATGTCGCTTGCCGAATTCCAGAACATCTTCTGGTGGGAATGGAGCCACCGCCTGCTGGCGCGGGCGGTCGGGCTGATTTTCGCGCTGCCGCTTCTGTTCTTCTGGATGTCGAAGCGCCTGCCGAAGGGGCTCGGCTGGCCGCTGACCGGGGTGCTGGCGCTCGGCGGACTGCAGGGCTTCATCGGCTGGTGGATGGTGTCTTCGGGCCTGACGGAACGCACCGATGTCAGCCAGTACCGCCTGGCCGTTCATCTGGTCATGGCCTGTCTGATCATTGCGGCCTGCGTGTACATCGCGCGCGGGCTGAAGCCCCGCCGCCATGAAGACCCGCCGACGCGCGCTTCGCACGGGTTTGCCATCGTGCTTCTCGTCGCGGCCTTCATCCAAATCTATCTCGGCGCGCTTGTTGCCGGGCTTGATGCCGGGCTTTCCTACAATACCTGGCCGCTGATGGATGGCGCGATCGTGCCGCAGGATTTACTATTGCACCAACCGGCATGGCTGAACTTCTTCGAAAACCCGAAGACGGTGCAGTTCACCCACCGCATGGGCGGCTATGTCCTGCTGTTGCTGGCGCTTCTGCACTATGTGGCGGAGTGGCGCGGCGCGGTGGCGCGCGGGCTTGACCTGGAGCTCTCCCAGCATGCGCGCGGCGCGCTGACGATCCTGATCGTCATCCTCCTGCAGGCGGTGCTCGGCATCTTCACGCTGGTGCTGCAGATGCCGCTGTGGCTGGCTCTTTCGCATCAGGCCGGCGCGATCATCGTGCTGATCCTCGTCACCGGCCATCTGCGCGGCTATCGCAGGCCTCTCATCGAAGAGGTCTGA
- a CDS encoding DNA polymerase III subunit chi, with protein sequence MTEILFYHLTESLREAALPPLVEKSLERGWRVAIQTASEAERDRLDGILWTFRADSFIPHGTDAEDNGETQPVLLTTAGANANRADIRFFVEGAEVRDVDDYSRVVVMFDGHDGDELTKARAQWKALRQGDHSLTYWQQGEGGRWQKKA encoded by the coding sequence GTGACGGAGATCCTGTTCTACCATTTGACGGAATCCCTGCGCGAGGCCGCCTTGCCGCCGCTCGTCGAGAAAAGCCTGGAGCGCGGCTGGCGGGTCGCGATCCAGACCGCAAGCGAGGCGGAGCGCGACCGGTTGGACGGCATCTTGTGGACCTTCCGCGCCGACAGTTTCATTCCGCACGGAACCGATGCCGAAGACAATGGCGAAACCCAGCCGGTGCTGCTGACGACGGCGGGCGCCAACGCCAACCGCGCCGATATCCGCTTTTTCGTCGAGGGCGCGGAGGTGCGCGACGTCGACGATTACAGCCGCGTCGTTGTGATGTTCGATGGTCACGACGGCGACGAACTCACCAAGGCGCGCGCCCAGTGGAAGGCGCTGCGTCAGGGCGACCACAGCCTGACCTACTGGCAGCAGGGCGAGGGCGGGCGATGGCAGAAAAAGGCCTGA
- a CDS encoding LPS-assembly protein LptD: MLLTANELVYNHDTQMVSAVGGVQIYYAGYRMVANRVEYDQKAGRMMAYDGIEVIDPDGNRLRAEKLDVTDDFANGFLDAISVRTPEDIAIAGERAERIDGTKMVLENGVYTACIPCAENPEKPPFWQIRAQRVIQDGETRTVRLESPRFQLLGHTIAVLPSITVPDPSVKRKRGFLFPSMSIGENLGVGFSLPYYIPISPSSDVTFTGTGYTEQGFLLEAEYRKRYRNGQHTLRFAGIDQMGSDQFTGGTTDAEVNGRAMIASTGQFQINPRWVFGWDAMVQSDNNFARTYSIDGHDDKIFNNQVYLEGLGKRSSVSIKSNYFDVQDADSEDAAESKQAIVVPVIDYDYIAPEPVFGGQLSVTNNLTNIVRRKNDVVPTSVNDRFLGLKGNSTRLTSEVEWERTFTTDGGLQLSPLLAARADGYLLNVDDPNRINNGAYTYAGNFVDQDAAARAMVTAGLEMNYPILMTNSFSSHIIEPIGQVFIRPDEQYAGGLPNEDAQSFVFDALTLFERDKFSGYDRVEGGTRANLGFRYRGVYDSGVLVNGLFGQSFQLAGKNSFASPDLAGVGIDSGLESKRSDYVGAASVSFPFGLSLTGGARFDEEDFTLQRTDFGVGYTSRWFDTALDYTNILAQPGYAYNERNSEIKSTSTIRLNDNWGVSGSLTYDLANNVLTNRWVGLTYEDICTIFSITYQEDWDNDNRAAVDWTIGARLTFRTLGDIVIGSDSFN, translated from the coding sequence ATGCTGCTGACGGCCAACGAACTCGTCTACAATCACGACACCCAGATGGTTTCCGCCGTCGGCGGCGTGCAGATATATTACGCCGGCTACCGCATGGTCGCCAACAGGGTGGAGTATGACCAGAAGGCCGGCCGGATGATGGCCTATGACGGGATCGAGGTAATCGACCCCGACGGCAACCGCCTGAGAGCCGAGAAGCTTGACGTCACCGACGACTTCGCCAACGGCTTTCTCGACGCCATCAGCGTCCGCACGCCCGAAGACATCGCCATCGCCGGCGAGCGGGCCGAACGCATCGACGGCACAAAGATGGTGCTCGAGAACGGCGTCTACACGGCCTGCATTCCCTGTGCCGAAAACCCGGAGAAGCCGCCCTTCTGGCAGATCCGCGCCCAACGCGTCATCCAGGACGGCGAGACCCGCACAGTCCGGCTCGAAAGCCCCCGATTCCAGCTCCTCGGCCATACGATCGCGGTCCTGCCGTCGATCACGGTTCCCGATCCGAGCGTGAAGCGCAAGCGCGGTTTCCTTTTCCCCTCAATGAGCATCGGCGAGAATCTCGGCGTCGGGTTTTCCCTGCCCTATTACATTCCGATCTCACCCAGTTCCGATGTGACATTCACCGGAACGGGTTATACCGAACAGGGTTTCCTGCTCGAGGCGGAATACCGCAAGCGTTATCGCAACGGCCAGCACACGCTGCGTTTCGCCGGCATTGACCAGATGGGCAGCGACCAGTTTACCGGCGGCACGACCGATGCCGAGGTGAACGGGCGCGCCATGATTGCCTCCACCGGCCAGTTCCAGATCAATCCGCGCTGGGTGTTCGGCTGGGACGCGATGGTCCAGAGCGACAACAATTTCGCCCGCACCTATTCCATCGACGGCCATGACGACAAGATCTTCAACAACCAGGTCTATCTCGAGGGTCTTGGCAAGCGCAGTTCGGTTTCGATCAAGAGCAATTATTTCGACGTCCAGGACGCCGACAGCGAGGATGCCGCCGAAAGCAAGCAGGCGATCGTGGTGCCGGTCATCGATTATGACTATATCGCGCCCGAACCCGTTTTCGGCGGCCAGTTGTCGGTCACCAACAATCTGACCAATATCGTGCGCCGCAAGAACGACGTCGTGCCGACAAGCGTCAATGACCGTTTCCTCGGGCTGAAGGGAAACAGCACGCGCCTGACGAGCGAGGTCGAATGGGAGCGGACGTTTACCACAGACGGCGGCCTGCAGCTCAGCCCGCTGCTTGCCGCCCGCGCCGATGGCTACCTGCTGAATGTCGATGATCCGAACCGGATCAACAACGGCGCCTATACCTATGCCGGTAATTTCGTCGATCAGGACGCCGCCGCCCGCGCCATGGTCACCGCCGGCCTGGAGATGAACTATCCGATCCTGATGACCAACAGCTTCAGCTCGCACATCATCGAGCCGATCGGCCAGGTTTTTATCCGTCCGGACGAGCAATATGCGGGTGGCCTGCCGAACGAGGATGCGCAGAGCTTCGTCTTCGATGCGCTGACCCTGTTCGAACGCGACAAATTCTCGGGATATGACCGGGTCGAGGGCGGCACACGCGCCAATCTCGGCTTCCGCTACCGCGGCGTCTACGATTCAGGCGTGCTGGTCAACGGACTTTTCGGCCAGTCGTTCCAGCTCGCGGGCAAGAACTCCTTCGCCTCCCCCGACCTGGCAGGCGTCGGCATCGATTCCGGTCTGGAATCGAAACGCTCCGATTATGTCGGCGCAGCCTCGGTTTCCTTCCCCTTCGGCCTTTCCCTCACGGGCGGCGCGCGCTTCGACGAGGAAGACTTCACGCTGCAGCGGACGGATTTCGGCGTCGGCTACACGTCGCGCTGGTTCGACACGGCGCTCGACTACACCAATATTCTCGCCCAGCCGGGCTACGCCTACAATGAACGCAACAGCGAGATCAAATCGACGAGCACCATCCGCCTCAACGACAATTGGGGCGTCTCCGGCTCGCTGACCTATGACCTGGCCAACAATGTCCTGACCAATCGCTGGGTCGGCCTGACCTATGAAGACATCTGCACGATCTTCTCGATCACCTATCAGGAAGACTGGGACAACGACAATCGCGCGGCTGTCGACTGGACGATCGGCGCGCGTCTGACCTTCCGCACGCTCGGCGACATCGTCATCGGCAGCGACTCCTTCAATTGA
- a CDS encoding DUF2842 domain-containing protein — protein MPVRLRKFIGTILIVTLVIVYALTATTLATVVLDGRSAWAALLYFFLTGLLWIIPAMFIIKWMAGPPANRR, from the coding sequence GTGCCAGTCAGATTGCGTAAATTTATCGGAACGATCCTCATCGTCACGCTGGTGATTGTCTATGCCCTGACGGCCACAACCCTGGCAACCGTCGTGCTGGACGGGCGGTCCGCCTGGGCCGCCCTTCTCTATTTCTTCCTGACCGGCCTTCTCTGGATCATTCCGGCCATGTTCATCATCAAATGGATGGCCGGGCCGCCGGCGAACCGGCGTTAA
- a CDS encoding phosphatase PAP2 family protein: MPSSRPKRWLTDSSGRLGDLPPLKAAFVILFALWWLILLLFYLFPGIDIGASRFFFSQTHCATSTPANVVCGSFPIARDAALGLLRDLIFYLPIILGVGIIIRLFMAWSHHGATYDGRLVKRLLAGLTALILGPGILVNLILKEHSHRPRPRNTDLFGGDLSFVPAGDFSGACGSNCSFISGEAAGAGWLFCYAVFLVPDRFKLLFSPPLIALALASPAMRLAYGGHYLSDVILAWLGSVVVFTGTLYFFTRKETASIA, from the coding sequence TTGCCAAGTTCCAGACCGAAAAGATGGCTGACAGACTCATCCGGTCGCCTTGGCGACTTGCCGCCGCTCAAGGCGGCGTTCGTCATTCTGTTTGCCCTGTGGTGGCTGATCCTCCTGTTGTTCTATCTGTTCCCCGGGATTGACATCGGCGCCTCGCGCTTCTTTTTCAGCCAGACGCATTGCGCCACCAGCACGCCGGCAAACGTGGTGTGCGGCAGTTTTCCGATCGCCCGCGACGCGGCGCTCGGCCTGCTGCGCGATCTGATCTTCTATCTGCCGATCATCCTCGGCGTAGGCATTATCATCCGTTTGTTCATGGCCTGGTCGCACCATGGCGCGACCTATGACGGCCGCCTTGTCAAACGGCTGCTGGCGGGCCTTACTGCCCTCATTCTTGGTCCCGGCATCCTCGTCAATCTCATCCTCAAGGAGCATTCGCACCGGCCGCGGCCGCGCAACACCGATCTGTTCGGCGGCGATCTGAGCTTTGTGCCGGCCGGTGATTTTTCAGGCGCCTGCGGCTCGAACTGCTCCTTCATCTCCGGCGAAGCGGCAGGCGCAGGCTGGCTTTTCTGCTATGCCGTTTTTCTCGTGCCGGACCGGTTCAAGCTTCTCTTCTCGCCGCCGCTGATCGCGCTCGCCCTGGCCTCGCCCGCCATGCGGCTCGCCTATGGCGGCCACTATCTCTCCGACGTCATTCTCGCCTGGCTGGGATCGGTCGTCGTCTTCACAGGAACACTTTATTTTTTCACCAGAAAGGAAACGGCAAGCATTGCGTGA
- the lptG gene encoding LPS export ABC transporter permease LptG: MIFSVLGRYFFTRYLITVGWFFFGVISIIYLIDFSEVIGNISVEAGQGTTDAMLITALRLPYILQQTVPFIALFSAMVALIALNRRNELVVTRSAGISVWQFIMPFVIGAALLGAASVVALNPLASWTQKKALGLEAIGHGQDQTVPWLRQLTDGQDTIIGGRGIAESGTELLQAVVIYFDDQGALFKRQDAERAVLSNGWWTLYDVTETEVGELSTHRDEVRVKTNLDEQFVQQNLVQPDLVSIFALPRQIDLARQFGISSKALETQYNYLLSLPFLLVAMTLIAATVCLKFSRFAQSPAVILGGILSGFLLYVTSVLVKAFGSSGVLSPLLAAWIPVVVAMALGLTILLHQEDG; the protein is encoded by the coding sequence ATGATCTTCTCCGTTCTCGGCCGCTATTTCTTCACGCGCTATCTGATAACGGTCGGCTGGTTCTTTTTCGGCGTGATCTCGATCATCTACCTGATCGACTTTTCCGAGGTCATCGGCAACATCTCGGTCGAGGCCGGTCAGGGCACGACGGACGCGATGCTGATCACGGCGCTGCGCCTGCCCTATATCCTGCAGCAGACGGTCCCCTTCATCGCACTGTTTTCGGCCATGGTTGCCCTGATCGCGCTCAACCGTCGCAACGAACTGGTCGTCACCCGGTCCGCCGGCATTTCCGTGTGGCAGTTCATCATGCCCTTCGTCATCGGCGCGGCGCTGCTCGGCGCGGCAAGCGTCGTTGCGCTCAATCCGCTTGCCTCCTGGACCCAGAAAAAGGCGCTCGGGCTCGAGGCGATCGGCCATGGCCAGGACCAGACCGTGCCCTGGCTGCGGCAGCTGACCGACGGTCAGGATACGATTATCGGCGGCCGCGGCATCGCCGAGAGCGGAACCGAACTCCTGCAGGCCGTGGTGATCTACTTCGATGATCAGGGCGCGCTCTTCAAGCGCCAGGACGCCGAAAGGGCCGTGCTCAGCAATGGCTGGTGGACGCTTTACGACGTGACCGAAACCGAGGTCGGCGAATTATCCACACATCGGGACGAGGTCCGCGTCAAAACCAATCTCGACGAGCAGTTCGTGCAGCAGAACCTCGTTCAGCCAGACCTTGTAAGCATTTTTGCACTGCCGAGACAAATTGACCTCGCCCGCCAGTTCGGAATTTCATCCAAAGCTTTGGAAACGCAGTATAACTATTTGTTATCCCTCCCTTTCCTTTTGGTGGCGATGACCCTTATCGCAGCCACGGTCTGCCTTAAGTTTTCGCGCTTCGCGCAGTCTCCGGCCGTTATTTTGGGTGGAATCCTGTCCGGCTTTCTGCTTTATGTGACGAGTGTTCTTGTAAAGGCGTTTGGCAGCAGCGGAGTTTTGTCGCCGCTTCTTGCGGCCTGGATTCCGGTGGTCGTGGCGATGGCTTTGGGTCTGACGATATTACTGCATCAGGAGGACGGTTAG
- a CDS encoding DODA-type extradiol aromatic ring-opening family dioxygenase, with amino-acid sequence MSTQSRLPVFFIPHGGGPWPFMHGPEGILPPGDPWKELEVYLKGFDNALGRRPKAVLVISAHWEKVDRLTVSTAAHPGMYFDYYGFPPHTFELDYPAPGAPDVAEHVRDVLASAGIETATDSERGFDHGVFIPFMMMYPQADVPIVMMSLDPDLSAETHFRIGEALQALRDEDILIVASGLSYHNMRMFYRQDEAHAAAATRFDDWLKDALSIQAPAERAARLATWTQNPDALECHVPDHDHLVPVFVAAGAAGEDTGKQVFQGNFRGKPYSAYRFG; translated from the coding sequence ATGTCTACGCAATCGCGTCTTCCCGTCTTCTTCATTCCCCATGGCGGCGGTCCCTGGCCGTTCATGCACGGGCCCGAGGGCATTCTGCCGCCGGGTGACCCCTGGAAGGAGCTGGAAGTCTATCTCAAGGGCTTCGACAATGCGCTCGGCCGCCGCCCGAAGGCGGTTCTGGTGATCTCGGCCCATTGGGAAAAGGTCGACAGGTTGACTGTCTCCACGGCAGCGCACCCCGGCATGTATTTCGACTATTACGGCTTTCCGCCGCATACGTTCGAGCTCGACTACCCTGCCCCCGGCGCGCCGGACGTTGCCGAGCATGTGCGTGACGTGTTGGCGTCCGCCGGCATTGAAACGGCAACGGATTCCGAGCGCGGCTTCGACCATGGCGTCTTCATCCCGTTCATGATGATGTACCCGCAGGCCGATGTGCCGATCGTGATGATGTCGCTCGACCCGGATCTTTCGGCCGAGACCCATTTCAGGATCGGCGAGGCGCTGCAAGCGTTGCGCGACGAGGATATCCTGATCGTCGCCTCGGGCCTTTCCTATCATAATATGCGCATGTTCTACCGCCAGGACGAGGCCCATGCGGCGGCGGCAACCCGGTTCGACGACTGGCTGAAGGATGCGCTTTCGATCCAGGCGCCCGCGGAGCGCGCGGCCCGGCTCGCCACATGGACGCAGAACCCGGATGCGCTGGAATGCCATGTGCCCGACCACGACCACCTCGTGCCGGTTTTCGTTGCGGCCGGCGCTGCCGGCGAAGACACAGGCAAGCAGGTCTTCCAGGGCAATTTTCGCGGCAAGCCCTATTCGGCCTATCGCTTCGGCTAG
- a CDS encoding helix-turn-helix domain-containing protein, whose amino-acid sequence MITSQQIRAARALLGLSQDEAAALTGVDREALAKAETDGGERDFAVADALEKAFAKKGIAFIEDGENGGGPGVRLAHSIDPCDGIRPEDLNATNDG is encoded by the coding sequence ATGATCACATCGCAACAGATCCGCGCCGCCCGCGCCCTGCTCGGGCTTTCGCAAGATGAGGCTGCGGCCTTGACCGGCGTGGACCGGGAAGCGCTGGCCAAGGCAGAGACCGACGGCGGCGAACGCGATTTCGCCGTTGCGGACGCGCTGGAAAAAGCCTTCGCAAAGAAGGGAATCGCCTTCATAGAGGACGGCGAAAACGGCGGTGGGCCCGGGGTTCGTCTCGCCCATTCCATTGATCCCTGCGACGGCATTCGACCGGAAGATCTCAACGCGACGAATGACGGCTGA
- a CDS encoding LptF/LptG family permease, whose product MKILERYILARVVRLFLATLLPVLAILWLTQVLGRINLVTDSGQSILSFLTLATLILPTVIPTVLPFGLVLGAAQTLTTMNNDSELAVIDAAGAHRSIIYRPILIFAVVLCAFSFVLDNYIEPKSRAEARTLIASVYADLLSTVIEEKTFREIEDGLYIQISERLSGRVLKGLFVADYREPENSYIYYAREGAVDESGSQLIMKNGQVQREDETGNVSIVQFDSYSFDLSELTSDRSQASRKATDRSLGFLLNPDPEDPDYKANPGAYRAELTRRLTDWSLPLIYAIFTIVIVGDARSHRERRIPPMATAFVLTLILRLMSQFSTNRAESEALFVPISYGIVIVLFAAGLVLLLKPRRARRHASLLERVYAASNRLLGRRARNDGGAA is encoded by the coding sequence ATGAAGATACTGGAACGCTACATCCTGGCCCGCGTGGTCCGCCTGTTCCTGGCAACCCTGTTGCCGGTGCTGGCGATTCTGTGGCTGACGCAGGTGCTCGGCCGAATCAACCTCGTGACCGACAGCGGCCAGTCGATTCTCTCGTTCCTGACGCTCGCCACGCTGATATTGCCCACCGTCATCCCGACCGTGCTGCCCTTCGGCCTCGTCCTCGGCGCCGCCCAGACGCTGACGACGATGAACAATGATTCGGAGCTGGCCGTCATCGACGCTGCGGGCGCCCATCGTTCGATCATCTACCGGCCGATCCTGATCTTTGCCGTGGTTCTCTGTGCCTTCTCCTTCGTTCTCGACAATTACATCGAGCCGAAGTCGCGCGCCGAAGCGCGAACGCTGATCGCCTCGGTCTATGCCGACCTGCTGTCCACGGTGATCGAGGAAAAGACCTTCCGCGAAATCGAGGACGGGCTATACATCCAGATATCGGAACGGCTTTCGGGCCGCGTGCTCAAGGGCCTGTTCGTCGCCGACTACCGCGAGCCGGAGAACTCCTACATCTACTATGCCCGCGAAGGCGCGGTCGACGAAAGCGGAAGCCAGCTGATCATGAAGAACGGCCAGGTCCAGCGCGAGGACGAGACCGGCAACGTCTCCATCGTCCAGTTCGACTCCTACAGTTTCGACCTGTCGGAACTGACCAGCGACCGCAGCCAGGCTTCGCGCAAGGCGACCGACCGCAGCCTGGGATTTCTGCTCAATCCCGATCCCGAAGACCCGGACTACAAGGCCAATCCCGGCGCCTATCGCGCCGAACTGACGCGGAGACTGACCGACTGGTCGCTGCCGCTGATCTACGCGATCTTCACCATCGTCATCGTCGGCGATGCGCGTTCGCACAGGGAGCGGCGCATCCCGCCCATGGCGACCGCCTTCGTGCTGACGCTGATTCTGCGGCTCATGTCACAATTTTCGACAAACCGCGCCGAAAGCGAGGCGCTGTTCGTCCCGATTTCCTATGGCATCGTCATCGTTCTGTTTGCCGCCGGCCTCGTCCTCCTGCTGAAGCCGAGACGGGCCCGCAGGCATGCGAGCCTGCTTGAGCGGGTCTATGCCGCTTCGAATCGTCTCCTCGGTCGACGCGCCCGCAATGACGGAGGCGCGGCATGA
- a CDS encoding leucyl aminopeptidase yields MTMKFSISFVKTADITDKTVITFAAEGGAPAGSEALGGIDSLYRKAAATAGFKAKPASSLDLLSPADSEAARIIVLGLGKADQLVANSYLRAGGKAASLAPKAETLVVFAESAGVATVAGNVAEFALGMMLGGYNFDRFKTTGRDEDDEAKEIAVEIVTTDPDAAETAFAERKAIGDGVMLARELVNLPANVLGPREFADKAKELESLGARVEILDETKMRELGMGALLGVAQGSTRPPILAVIEWNGGETDERPIAFVGKGVVFDTGGISIKPAASMEDMKGDMGGAAAVIGLMHTLAARKAKVNAVGILGLVENMPDGNAQRPGDIVTSMSGQTIEVINTDAEGRLVLADALYYCNERFKPRFMIDLATLTGAVMVALGAHRAGLFSNDDGLCAELAKAADTTDEKIWRLPLGEEYDRMVDSRFADMRNTGGSRYAGSITAAQFLKRFVGETPWAHLDIAGTAMGAPKSEINRGWASGFGVRLLDELVRCHYETRG; encoded by the coding sequence CTGACTATGAAATTCTCGATTTCCTTTGTGAAAACGGCAGATATCACTGACAAGACGGTCATCACGTTTGCCGCGGAGGGCGGCGCTCCGGCCGGTTCCGAGGCGCTTGGCGGGATTGATTCGCTTTACCGGAAGGCCGCCGCGACCGCCGGTTTCAAGGCCAAGCCCGCATCGTCGCTCGACCTTCTTTCGCCCGCCGACAGCGAAGCGGCGCGGATCATCGTGCTCGGTCTCGGTAAGGCCGATCAACTTGTCGCGAACAGCTATCTTCGAGCCGGCGGAAAGGCCGCGAGCCTCGCGCCGAAGGCGGAGACGCTCGTGGTCTTTGCCGAATCGGCAGGCGTTGCAACGGTTGCCGGCAATGTCGCCGAATTCGCCCTCGGCATGATGCTCGGCGGCTATAATTTCGACCGGTTCAAGACCACCGGTCGGGATGAAGACGACGAAGCGAAGGAGATTGCTGTCGAGATCGTGACTACGGATCCGGATGCCGCCGAAACGGCCTTTGCCGAACGCAAGGCGATCGGCGACGGAGTGATGCTGGCGCGAGAACTGGTCAATCTGCCGGCCAATGTTTTGGGCCCGCGCGAATTCGCCGACAAGGCCAAGGAGCTCGAATCACTCGGCGCCAGGGTCGAAATCCTGGACGAGACAAAGATGCGCGAGCTCGGCATGGGCGCGCTGTTGGGCGTTGCCCAAGGTTCGACTCGTCCGCCTATTCTCGCGGTCATCGAATGGAATGGCGGCGAAACCGACGAGCGTCCGATCGCCTTTGTCGGCAAGGGCGTCGTCTTCGACACCGGCGGCATCTCGATCAAGCCGGCGGCCTCTATGGAGGACATGAAGGGCGACATGGGCGGCGCGGCTGCCGTCATCGGCCTGATGCACACGCTGGCCGCGCGCAAGGCGAAGGTCAACGCCGTCGGCATCCTCGGCCTCGTCGAGAACATGCCGGACGGCAATGCCCAACGCCCCGGCGATATCGTCACGTCGATGTCCGGGCAGACAATCGAGGTGATCAACACGGATGCCGAGGGCCGTCTGGTGCTGGCCGATGCTCTCTATTACTGCAACGAGCGCTTCAAGCCGCGCTTCATGATCGATCTGGCAACGCTGACCGGCGCGGTGATGGTGGCGCTCGGCGCCCACCGCGCCGGGCTGTTTTCCAATGACGACGGGCTTTGCGCCGAACTGGCGAAGGCGGCGGACACGACCGACGAGAAAATCTGGCGACTGCCGCTTGGCGAGGAGTATGACCGTATGGTCGACAGCCGGTTCGCGGATATGCGCAATACCGGCGGTTCGCGCTATGCCGGTTCGATCACGGCGGCCCAGTTCCTGAAGCGCTTTGTCGGCGAGACGCCCTGGGCCCATCTCGACATCGCCGGCACGGCCATGGGCGCGCCGAAAAGCGAGATCAACCGCGGCTGGGCCTCCGGATTCGGCGTGCGTCTTCTCGACGAACTGGTCCGCTGCCACTACGAAACGCGCGGCTGA
- the argC gene encoding N-acetyl-gamma-glutamyl-phosphate reductase, which yields MAAKIFIDGEHGTTGLQIRTRMAERRDVELLSIPHEERRNPKMREDLINSADIAILCLPDDASREAVGMLAGNNSVRVIDTSTAYRVNPDWAYGFAEMDKDQAERIRGARYVANPGCYPTGAIGLIRPLRAASVIPDSYPVTINAVSGYTGGGKNLIAQMEDKSRDDHIDAPHFLYGLNLAHKHVPEMTTHGLLPRAPIFSPSVGRFPQGMLVQVPLYLEELEGEHNQESIHALLSEYYAGQDIVRVVPLAESGSLVRLNAEELAGQDIMKIYVFGGGAHVNLVAQLDNLGKGASGAAVQNMDLMLSA from the coding sequence ATGGCAGCGAAGATCTTCATCGACGGCGAACACGGCACGACTGGGCTGCAGATCCGCACCCGCATGGCTGAACGCCGCGACGTCGAGCTTCTGTCGATCCCGCATGAGGAACGCCGCAATCCGAAGATGCGCGAAGACCTCATCAACAGCGCCGATATCGCCATCCTCTGCCTGCCCGACGACGCCTCGCGCGAAGCCGTCGGCATGCTCGCGGGCAATAACAGCGTGCGCGTCATCGACACGTCGACGGCCTATCGCGTCAATCCCGACTGGGCTTATGGCTTCGCCGAGATGGACAAGGACCAGGCCGAGCGCATCCGTGGCGCCCGGTATGTCGCCAATCCCGGCTGCTACCCGACCGGCGCGATCGGCCTCATCCGTCCGCTGCGGGCCGCCAGCGTCATTCCGGACAGCTATCCGGTCACGATCAACGCGGTCTCCGGCTACACCGGCGGCGGCAAGAACCTGATTGCCCAGATGGAGGATAAAAGCCGCGACGACCACATCGACGCGCCGCATTTCCTTTATGGCCTCAACCTGGCGCACAAGCATGTGCCGGAAATGACCACGCACGGCCTTCTGCCGCGCGCGCCGATCTTCTCGCCGTCCGTCGGCCGCTTCCCGCAGGGCATGCTGGTTCAGGTGCCGCTTTACCTCGAGGAGCTTGAGGGCGAGCACAATCAGGAAAGCATCCACGCGCTGCTTTCGGAATACTATGCCGGCCAGGACATCGTTCGCGTCGTGCCGCTTGCCGAAAGCGGATCGCTCGTGCGCCTCAATGCCGAAGAGCTTGCGGGCCAGGACATCATGAAGATCTACGTCTTCGGCGGCGGCGCTCATGTCAATCTGGTCGCCCAGCTCGACAATCTCGGCAAGGGCGCATCGGGCGCCGCCGTCCAGAACATGGACCTGATGCTCTCGGCCTGA